The following are from one region of the Apium graveolens cultivar Ventura unplaced genomic scaffold, ASM990537v1 ctg8602, whole genome shotgun sequence genome:
- the LOC141705150 gene encoding uncharacterized protein LOC141705150 isoform X2, with the protein MVAMNIVRALAWARSLQEMCVQDAAQISKLTQELEEAQSEVNLEKINQEMAERLVEKFKQEYIAELKSTGEKTCLKRKTEETNRFNDALSNAEVDGYNKCVKKAKEKGLRYKKLLLDPTNDPLKQSAREFTSTTEKLNNLDDVPESTATVPTPNAISPA; encoded by the exons ATGGTGGCTATGAATATAGTTCGG GCGTTAGCTTGGGCTCGGAGTCTCCAGGAAATGTGTGTACAGGATGCTGCCCAAATATCGAAGTTGACTCAAGAACTGGAGGAAGCACAAAGCGAGGTTAACTTGGAAAAGATAAATCAGGAGATGGCCGAGAGATTAGTTGAAAAATTCAAACAAGAGTACATTGCAGAGTTGAAATCTACTGGTGAAAAAACTTGCTTAAAAAGGAAAACTGAAGAGACAAATAGGTTTAACGATGCTCTTTCAAATGCAGAGGTTGATGGCTACAATAAGTGTGTGAAGAAGGCCAAAGAGAAGGGCTTGAGATATAAGAAGCTTTTGCTGGATCCTACCAATGACCCCCTTAAACAATCAGCAAGAGAATTCACTAGTACCACTGAAAAGCTTAATAATTTGGATGATGTTCCTGAATCTACTGCCACTGTCCCAACTCCTAATGCCATATCTCCTGCTTAA
- the LOC141705148 gene encoding receptor-like protein 7, whose product MGSLSLYTVSILHPLFLLFIFHSRSVVSTKSNPSMQPLCHVEERMALLQFKQGFEISKTASHAPSAYPKILSWKLQGNTSKDCCSWEGVYCDQQTGHVDSLDLSSSFLYGSIDSESSLFSLNHLRSLNLADNHFNYSLIPSKIASLSRLSRLNLSSSVFSGQIPSEILKLSSLTSLDLSFNVGFSSQENLLKLETRNFRSLVGNLTNLIQLNLSMVNITSMVPASLNNLFFLSSLGLRGCGLYGEIPVGIFLLPNIQVLDVGRNRKLSGHLPENFDSSLKLEELRLDYTDVSGSIPATVSNMTTLTALDLSRNYFSGKVPSLAIMSQLSYLSLAHNNFTNNIPASFANLTSLTYLDLNHNRFSGIVPSWFMNLTRLTHLDLSYNPWKGSVPTSLSQIENLEFLNLFHANLSGIVELDIFLSLKKLTTLKLSQNYFSVVENNITNITLPQFKYLALSGCKMTKFPHFLQFQDELEDLFLDDNRIQGLIPEYIWNRSKESMDSVWLGGNQLTGFEHNPVVLPWTRLRLLALWNNMMEGSLTVPPASTLAYFASGNRMTGEISPLICNVKSLIVLELSDNNFVGKIPSCLGNFSNDLMILDLKRNNFKGSIPEMSSRLKKVDLRENQFQGKLPRSLANCTVLEVLNLGENQIDDSFPLWLGTLPELQVLILRSNLFHGAIQNYTTNSEFPKLRIIDLYNNSFAGDLPLEHFKNCDAMKFKVDKLEYMNTIILPLIGGWILSQDYDITITNKGTTLSYEKVSSLITFVDLSSNKFTGKIPNSIESFKNLHSLNLSNNFLSGSIPTVTGNLTALESFDISKNNLTGKIPPQLAGLGFLAIFDVSFNHLTGPIPQGKQFNLFQNDSYKGNMALCGSPLSKKCGEQPTPSPPLSSEKNDDSDSFLTVIIVSIGFGSGLIIGIIYGRKLATRCSEYIIIWFLLKLKKKTK is encoded by the exons ATGGGGTCATTATCTTTGTATACAGTTTCCATACTGCATCCTCTCTTTCTGCTATTCATTTTTCATTCTAGATCAGTAGTTAGCACAAAATCAAATCCTTCTATGCAGCCACTTTGCCATGTAGAGGAGAGAATGGCCTTGTTGCAGTTCAAACAAGGCTTCGAAATCTCGAAAACAGCCTCTCATGCGCCTTCTGCTTATCCTAAGATCCTATCCTGGAAACTCCAAGGAAACACAAGCAAAGATTGCTGCTCGTGGGAAGGAGTGTACTGCGACCAACAAACAGGCCATGTTGATAGTCTTGATCTTAGTAGCAGTTTTCTCTATGGTTCCATCGACTCCGAGAGCAGCCTGTTTAGCCTTAATCACCTCCGCAGCTTAAATCTTGCTGACAACCATTTTAATTACTCCCTGATTCCATCCAAAATAGCTTCTCTTTCGAGACTTTCACGTCTTAATCTCTCATCTTCTGTATTTTCTGGTCAGATTCCTTCAGAAATCTTGAAATTGTCCAGCTTGACCTCTCTTGATCTATCCTTTAATGTAGGTTTCTCATCCCAGGAAAATCTTTTGAAACTCGAGACACGTAATTTTAGAAGCCTTGTTGGAAACTTGACAAACTTGATACAACTTAACCTCAGTATGGTGAACATTACATCTATGGTACCTGCTTCGCTAAACAACTTATTCTTTCTGTCATCTCTCGGGCTCAGAGGGTGTGGTTTATATGGTGAAATTCCGGTTGGCATCTTCCTGCTGCCAAACATACAAGTTCTTGATGTTGGGAGAAACCGTAAACTCAGCGGTCATTTGCCTGAAAATTTTGATTCTAGTCTAAAGCTTGAGGAATTAAGGCTTGACTACACAGATGTGTCCG GTTCTATTCCGGCCACAGTTAGTAACATGACCACACTTACTGCACTGGACTTGAGCAGAAATTATTTTTCAGGCAAGGTTCCATCACTTGCAATCATGTCACAACTCTCTTATCTGTCACTTGCTCACAATAATTTCACTAACAATATACCAGCATCCTTTGCAAATCTTACCAGTCTAACTTATTTAGATCTTAATCATAATAGGTTTTCAGGGATTGTTCCATCTTGGTTTATGAACCTAACTCGTTTAACACATCTTGACCTTTCTTACAATCCGTGGAAGGGATCAGTTCCAACATCATTGTCAcagattgaaaatcttgaatttcTTAATCTTTTTCATGCTAATCTCAGTGGAATTGTGGAATTAGATATATTTCTTAGCTTAAAAAAACTAACTACTCTCAAACTTTCGCAGAACTATTTTTCTGTAGTAGAAAATAACATAACCAATATTACTCTTCCACAATTCAAGTACTTGGCATTAAGTGGATGCAAAATGACGAAGTTTCCACATTTCCTTCAGTTTCAAGATGAGCTAGAGGATCTGTTCCTTGATGATAATCGAATTCAAGGCCTCATACCAGAATATATTTGGAACAGAAGCAAAGAAAGTATGGATTCAGTATGGCTTGGAGGGAACCAACTAACAGGATTTGAGCATAATCCAGTTGTTCTGCCATGGACTCGTTTACGTTTATTAGCCCTTTGGAATAACATGATGGAAGGTTCACTCACAGTTCCCCCGGCATCAACTCTAGCTTATTTTGCATCAGGAAATAGAATGACAGGGGAAATCTCGCCTTTGATCTGCAATGTGAAATCCCTCATTGTGTTAGAACTGAGTGACAACAACTTCGTTGGCAAGATTCCTTCCTGTCTAGGAAACTTCAGCAATGACTTGATGATACTGGATCTGAAAAGGAACAACTTTAAAGGGAGCATACCTGAAATGAGTTCAAGACTGAAGAAAGTGGATTTAAGAGAAAATCAATTCCAGGGAAAACTACCAAGATCATTAGCAAACTGCACCGTGCTTGAAGTTCTTAATCTGGGAGAGAATCAAATTGATGATTCATTTCCTTTGTGGCTTGGAACTCTTCCAGAACTGCAGGTCCTAATATTGCGATCCAACCTGTTCCATGGTGCAATACAGAATTATACTACCAATTCAGAGTTTCCAAAGTTGCGAATCATCGACCTCTACAACAATTCTTTTGCAGGAGATTTGCCACTTGAACACTTCAAGAATTGTGATGCCATGAAATTTAAGGTAGACAAGCTGGAATATATGAATACCATAATCCTGCCATTAATTGGGGGTTGGATACTCTCTCAAGACTACGATATTACAATCACAAACAAAGGTACCACGTTATCGTATGAGAAGGTCTCTAGCCTGATTACATTTGTTGATCTCTCCAGCAACAAATTCACTGGAAAAATTCCAAACTCCATAGAAAGCTTTAAGAATCTTCACTCCCTCAATCTTTCAAACAATTTTCTCAGTGGTTCTATCCCAACAGTCACAGGAAACCTCACTGCTCTAGAGTCATTTGATATTTCCAAAAACAATCTCACAGGTAAAATTCCTCCACAGTTAGCAGGTCTGGGATTCCTTGCAATATTCGACGTGTCTTTTAACCATCTTACTGGACCCATACCACAAGGGAAACAGTTTAACTTATTTCAGAACGACTCGTACAAAGGAAACATGGCATTATGTGGATCACCTCTATCCAAAAAGTGTGGAGAACAGCCAACACCTTCACCACCATTAAGCTCTGAAAAAAACGATGATTCTGATTCATTCTTGACTGTGATTATTGTGTCAATTGGATTTGGAAGTGGGCTAATAATTGGAATTATATATGGGAGGAAGCTAGCAACAAGGTGCTCCGAGTATATAATTATTTGGTTCTTGTTGAAGTTGAAGAAAAAGACCAAATGA
- the LOC141705150 gene encoding uncharacterized protein LOC141705150 isoform X1 yields MVAMNIVRVVLQALAWARSLQEMCVQDAAQISKLTQELEEAQSEVNLEKINQEMAERLVEKFKQEYIAELKSTGEKTCLKRKTEETNRFNDALSNAEVDGYNKCVKKAKEKGLRYKKLLLDPTNDPLKQSAREFTSTTEKLNNLDDVPESTATVPTPNAISPA; encoded by the exons ATGGTGGCTATGAATATAGTTCGG GTTGTTTTGCAGGCGTTAGCTTGGGCTCGGAGTCTCCAGGAAATGTGTGTACAGGATGCTGCCCAAATATCGAAGTTGACTCAAGAACTGGAGGAAGCACAAAGCGAGGTTAACTTGGAAAAGATAAATCAGGAGATGGCCGAGAGATTAGTTGAAAAATTCAAACAAGAGTACATTGCAGAGTTGAAATCTACTGGTGAAAAAACTTGCTTAAAAAGGAAAACTGAAGAGACAAATAGGTTTAACGATGCTCTTTCAAATGCAGAGGTTGATGGCTACAATAAGTGTGTGAAGAAGGCCAAAGAGAAGGGCTTGAGATATAAGAAGCTTTTGCTGGATCCTACCAATGACCCCCTTAAACAATCAGCAAGAGAATTCACTAGTACCACTGAAAAGCTTAATAATTTGGATGATGTTCCTGAATCTACTGCCACTGTCCCAACTCCTAATGCCATATCTCCTGCTTAA